The Marinobacter subterrani genome has a segment encoding these proteins:
- a CDS encoding sigma-54 dependent transcriptional regulator: MQEKRPLVWLSAVYPVLITSEPLLRDWQLIHIALAGRPPANLKSCQGSRVGVFDLASMKKDQLACLPEWLDAIPVQHWVATLESHQVHNPDICALINRYCKDYHTLPLQADRLHAILGHLWGMSELEARVSLSRPGSYHDFALEGDSPAIRQVRTLLTKFARTEEPVLIYGENGTGKETAARFIHDHSARKNKPLVVVNCAALPRSLTQNELFGHEKGAFTHAMSAQKGRIEAASGGTLLLVGVDELCEEQQSAILRFLQEGQIERLGSNNPISVDARLIATSTRPLEQLVETGAFRSDVFYRLGSLHVLLPPLRDRKEDIPALANRILSATPSAQGPRRLSGATLICLAEHPWPGNLRELQNRLRQALLLGEGPKIEAEDMGFAAAPAGSQQRSRELSLDAFRSRADRQAISVSLALTHNNVSAAARLLNISRVSLYRLMEKHRLPHGASARSPKNN, from the coding sequence ATGCAGGAAAAACGACCGCTCGTTTGGTTGTCAGCGGTGTATCCGGTTCTCATCACCAGCGAGCCCTTATTGAGGGACTGGCAGCTGATCCATATCGCCCTGGCAGGGCGTCCGCCGGCCAATTTAAAGTCCTGCCAAGGGTCGCGAGTAGGCGTGTTCGACCTCGCTTCAATGAAAAAGGATCAACTGGCCTGTCTGCCCGAATGGCTGGATGCCATTCCGGTCCAGCATTGGGTGGCCACGCTGGAATCTCACCAGGTTCACAACCCCGATATCTGTGCGCTGATCAACCGCTATTGTAAGGACTACCACACTCTGCCGCTTCAGGCTGATCGGCTCCATGCCATCCTTGGCCACCTCTGGGGCATGTCCGAACTGGAGGCGAGGGTCTCACTGTCCAGGCCTGGCAGCTATCACGACTTCGCCCTCGAAGGTGACTCCCCCGCCATCCGGCAGGTCAGGACTTTATTGACAAAGTTTGCCCGCACCGAAGAGCCGGTACTCATCTATGGTGAAAACGGGACCGGCAAGGAGACCGCGGCCAGGTTTATCCACGACCACTCAGCTCGCAAAAACAAGCCGCTGGTGGTGGTGAACTGCGCAGCCCTGCCCCGTTCCCTGACCCAGAATGAGCTCTTCGGCCATGAAAAAGGTGCGTTCACCCATGCCATGAGTGCCCAGAAAGGCCGCATTGAGGCCGCCAGTGGTGGCACACTCCTGCTGGTTGGCGTCGACGAGCTGTGCGAGGAGCAGCAGTCGGCTATCTTGCGTTTCCTCCAGGAAGGCCAGATAGAACGCCTCGGATCCAACAACCCGATCAGCGTCGACGCCCGGCTCATCGCCACCAGTACCAGACCGCTTGAACAATTGGTGGAGACCGGTGCTTTCCGCAGTGATGTCTTTTACCGGCTTGGCAGCCTGCACGTGCTCTTGCCGCCGCTGCGGGACCGGAAGGAAGACATTCCCGCGCTGGCCAACAGGATCCTCTCGGCCACGCCCTCGGCCCAGGGGCCCCGCCGCCTCAGTGGCGCTACCCTCATCTGCCTTGCCGAACACCCCTGGCCGGGTAATCTCAGGGAACTGCAGAACCGGCTGCGCCAGGCCCTGTTGCTGGGCGAAGGCCCAAAGATCGAGGCGGAAGATATGGGCTTCGCCGCTGCCCCGGCAGGCAGCCAGCAGCGCAGCCGTGAGCTGTCACTCGACGCTTTCCGGTCCCGGGCCGACCGGCAGGCCATTTCGGTCAGCCTCGCCCTCACCCACAACAATGTCTCGGCCGCCGCTCGGCTTCTCAACATTTCCAGGGTTTCACTCTATCGGCTGATGGAAAAGCACCGGCTCCCCCACGGTGCCTCCGCCAGGTCACCAAAAAATAACTGA
- a CDS encoding transporter: MNKNRLWLLPALSLIAPIAAMAAQADTDTAGPADGASQGNNASTDIASITADRGIVTRPGRFIIEPSFSHAHSNSTAVAVEGYTVIPALLIGLINISEIQRDIFVGAMSLKYGFTSKLEAALRVPYLSISEDLRERQVFKGTPVDTLRESSGEGLGDVELSVRYQLTDGYDGWPYIIGAMRVKAPTGEGPYDVDQRVIRDSEGNQIGIELESRPTGSGFWAFEPGLSFIYPSDPAVLFGNLSYVWTQKEEQGYENGNTVDPGDIVRFGFGMGFAFNDRTSFSLGYDHSVIQKTTFERDIDLFAASFDSIQIGSLSFGLSHRLSQSTSLSLTVSVGVTENAPNSEITLKLPISL, translated from the coding sequence ATGAATAAAAACAGACTCTGGCTTCTCCCGGCACTTAGCCTGATTGCTCCCATCGCTGCGATGGCCGCCCAGGCGGACACGGATACCGCAGGCCCGGCTGACGGAGCCTCTCAGGGCAACAACGCGTCTACCGACATCGCATCAATCACCGCCGACCGGGGCATTGTGACCCGCCCGGGGCGCTTCATAATCGAGCCCTCCTTCTCCCATGCGCACAGCAACTCAACGGCGGTCGCCGTGGAAGGTTACACGGTGATACCCGCCCTGCTCATCGGGCTGATCAATATCTCAGAGATCCAGCGGGACATCTTCGTCGGGGCGATGTCCCTCAAATACGGCTTCACCAGCAAGCTTGAAGCGGCCCTTCGGGTCCCCTACCTCAGTATCAGTGAGGACCTGAGGGAGCGTCAGGTGTTCAAGGGTACTCCGGTGGATACGTTAAGGGAGTCCTCGGGCGAAGGCCTGGGCGATGTCGAACTCTCCGTTCGTTACCAGCTAACCGATGGTTATGACGGCTGGCCCTACATCATTGGTGCAATGCGGGTGAAGGCACCCACCGGAGAGGGCCCCTATGACGTGGACCAGAGAGTCATCCGGGACAGCGAAGGCAACCAGATCGGCATTGAACTGGAGAGCAGGCCCACCGGCTCCGGTTTCTGGGCATTCGAACCAGGCCTCTCATTCATCTATCCGTCAGACCCGGCGGTGCTGTTCGGAAACCTGAGTTACGTCTGGACACAGAAAGAGGAGCAGGGCTACGAAAACGGCAACACGGTCGACCCTGGAGACATAGTACGTTTTGGCTTTGGTATGGGGTTTGCGTTTAACGACCGCACGTCGTTCAGCCTGGGCTACGACCATTCCGTCATCCAGAAAACAACCTTCGAACGGGATATTGATCTTTTTGCAGCCAGCTTCGACAGTATCCAGATCGGCTCACTGTCGTTCGGCTTGTCCCACCGCCTGAGCCAGTCCACAAGCCTGAGCCTGACGGTGAGCGTCGGCGTTACCGAAAATGCGCCCAACAGCGAAATTACCCTGAAGCTCCCGATCAGTCTCTGA
- a CDS encoding C39 family peptidase, with protein MVAKVLVAICASAGLLWSTAFAGTVMVPGIGGDFRLDVKSFENRRFDSVMRQQYDFSCGSAAVASLLTFHYEDRVTEHDVFLEMLALADEQKVRREGFSMLDMKHYLEARGYQADGFRMSLAGLRDKVRLPTIVLLNIDGFRHFVLIKGISEDEVLVGDPARGLKIYPYAHFSEYWNGTAFVIRSHLKQGRDGFLAGGHWPQVARAPTEKGLNGPSLGHTLPYWPSSREW; from the coding sequence ATGGTCGCAAAGGTTCTTGTTGCGATCTGCGCGAGTGCCGGGCTGCTATGGTCCACTGCATTTGCCGGCACGGTCATGGTGCCGGGTATTGGCGGTGATTTCCGGCTGGACGTCAAAAGTTTCGAAAACCGGCGGTTTGACAGCGTCATGCGCCAGCAGTACGACTTCAGTTGCGGCTCGGCAGCCGTGGCTTCGTTATTGACCTTCCACTATGAAGACCGAGTCACGGAGCACGATGTCTTCCTTGAAATGCTCGCCCTGGCAGACGAGCAGAAGGTGCGCCGGGAAGGCTTCTCCATGCTGGATATGAAACACTATCTGGAGGCCAGGGGCTACCAGGCCGATGGTTTTCGCATGTCGCTGGCGGGTCTTCGGGACAAAGTGCGCCTGCCTACGATCGTGCTGCTGAACATTGATGGCTTCCGACATTTTGTACTGATCAAGGGCATCAGCGAGGATGAAGTCCTGGTGGGGGATCCGGCCCGGGGCCTGAAGATCTATCCCTACGCACATTTCAGCGAATACTGGAACGGCACTGCCTTTGTTATTCGCAGCCACCTCAAGCAGGGGCGAGACGGTTTTCTCGCCGGCGGACATTGGCCCCAGGTGGCCAGGGCGCCGACAGAGAAAGGCCTGAACGGTCCCTCGCTCGGGCACACATTGCCCTACTGGCCCTCTTCAAGGGAATGGTGA
- a CDS encoding isocitrate lyase has product MPYAKDVDQIASLLKQNPTWNAINPKHAARMRAQNKFKTGLDIARYTAKIMREDMANYDKDTAQYTQSLGCWHGFIGQQKMLSIKKHFGTTKRRYLYLSGWMVAALRSEFGPLPDQSMHEKTAVSGLIEELYTFLRQADAWELNHLFRALEEAENAGDNAKADELIKQIDNHETHIVPIIADIDAGFGNAEATYLLARKMIEAGACCIQIENQVSDEKQCGHQDGKVTVPHADFLSKINAVRLAFLELGVDDGVIVARTDSLGAGLTQKIAVTNEPGDLGDQYNSFIDGEVIEKAEDINNGDVVIKQNGQLVRPKRLASGLFQFKPGTGEDRVVLDCITSLQNGADLLWIETEKPHVGQIAAMVNRIKEVVPDAKLVYNNSPSFNWTLNFRQQVFDAWKEEGKDVSAYERAKLMSEEYDNTELGQLADEWCRNFQRDGSREAGIFHHLITLPTYHTAALSTDNLAKGYFGDEGMLAYVAGVQRKEIRQGIATVKHQDMAGSNIGDDHKEFFAGEAALKAGGKDNTMNQFG; this is encoded by the coding sequence ATGCCCTACGCAAAAGACGTTGACCAGATTGCTTCCCTGCTGAAGCAGAACCCGACCTGGAACGCCATCAACCCGAAGCACGCTGCCCGTATGCGCGCCCAGAACAAGTTCAAGACCGGTCTGGACATCGCCAGGTACACCGCCAAGATCATGCGTGAAGACATGGCGAACTACGACAAGGACACCGCCCAGTACACCCAGTCCCTGGGCTGCTGGCACGGCTTCATTGGCCAGCAGAAGATGCTGTCCATCAAGAAGCACTTCGGTACCACCAAGCGTCGCTACCTGTACCTCTCCGGCTGGATGGTTGCCGCCCTGCGTTCTGAGTTCGGTCCTCTGCCTGACCAGTCCATGCATGAGAAGACTGCCGTTTCCGGTCTGATCGAAGAGCTCTACACCTTCCTGCGTCAGGCGGACGCATGGGAACTGAATCATCTGTTCCGTGCCCTGGAAGAAGCCGAGAATGCCGGTGACAACGCCAAGGCCGACGAGCTGATCAAGCAGATCGACAACCACGAGACTCACATCGTGCCGATCATTGCCGACATCGATGCCGGTTTCGGTAACGCCGAAGCGACTTACCTGCTGGCCAGGAAGATGATCGAAGCGGGTGCCTGCTGCATCCAGATCGAGAACCAGGTATCCGACGAGAAGCAGTGTGGTCACCAGGACGGCAAGGTAACCGTTCCGCATGCCGACTTCCTGTCCAAGATCAACGCCGTTCGTCTGGCGTTCCTGGAACTGGGTGTTGATGACGGTGTGATCGTTGCCCGTACCGATTCCCTGGGCGCCGGCCTGACCCAGAAGATCGCCGTGACCAACGAGCCGGGCGACCTGGGTGACCAGTACAACAGCTTCATCGACGGCGAAGTGATCGAGAAAGCCGAAGACATCAACAACGGCGACGTTGTGATCAAGCAGAACGGCCAGTTGGTTCGTCCGAAGCGTCTGGCTTCCGGTCTGTTCCAGTTCAAGCCGGGTACCGGCGAAGACCGCGTGGTTCTGGATTGTATCACCAGCCTGCAGAATGGCGCCGACCTGCTGTGGATCGAGACCGAGAAGCCGCACGTTGGCCAGATCGCGGCCATGGTTAACCGCATCAAGGAAGTGGTGCCCGATGCCAAGCTGGTTTACAACAACAGCCCGTCGTTCAACTGGACCCTGAACTTCCGTCAGCAGGTATTCGATGCCTGGAAGGAAGAAGGCAAGGACGTATCGGCCTACGAGCGTGCCAAGCTGATGAGCGAAGAGTACGACAACACCGAGCTGGGTCAGCTGGCTGACGAGTGGTGCCGTAACTTCCAGCGTGACGGTTCACGCGAAGCCGGTATCTTCCACCATCTGATCACCCTGCCGACCTACCACACGGCGGCCCTGTCTACCGACAACCTGGCCAAGGGCTACTTCGGTGACGAAGGCATGCTGGCTTACGTTGCCGGTGTTCAGCGCAAGGAAATCCGTCAGGGGATCGCCACCGTCAAGCACCAGGATATGGCGGGTTCCAACATCGGTGACGACCACAAGGAATTCTTTGCCGGCGAAGCGGCCCTGAAGGCCGGTGGTAAAGACAACACCATGAACCAGTTCGGTTAA
- the dauA gene encoding C4-dicarboxylic acid transporter DauA — protein sequence MPHRAHLFSLRLAHALREACIDERYSGRRFFRDLMAGVTVGVIAIPLAMALAIASGVAPQYGLYTAIIAGFVIALTGGSRFSISGPTAAFVVILYPIAQNYGLGGLLLATLMSGLLLIIMALMRLGRFIEYIPESVTLGFTGGIAVVIATLQIRDFFGLPVGAMPEHYWGKLVLLAGALPELDGVSTLVAGVTLALMLLWPRLKTPVPPHLPAVIVGSLLALWFNANGAAVETIGSRFSYLMPDGSVGAGIPPVLPEFAWPWQQMGASGEPIGLSWDLARELLPAAFAIAMLGAIESLLCAVVLDGMTGKRHSANSELMGQGIGNILTPFFGGITATAAIARSAANYRAGAESPVSAMVHALVVLLALVSLAGLLAYLPMPAMAALLMVVAWNMSEAPKSVHLLKTAPRSDILVFLTCFSLTVALDMVIAITTGILLAAVLFMREMAQMTRVTDITASSRVADAGLPEGWQVFKINGPLFFAAADRIFGELADLSRNARGFILYMDGVTILDAGGLSALNKLIATCQRDGTQIVLADLQFQPLKTLARAGVKPVAGVSSFSPSLEDALQLVSQSQSPA from the coding sequence ATGCCCCATCGCGCCCACCTGTTTTCCCTCCGGCTGGCCCACGCTTTACGCGAAGCCTGTATCGACGAGCGTTACAGCGGCCGACGGTTTTTTCGTGATCTCATGGCCGGAGTCACGGTGGGGGTCATTGCCATTCCGTTGGCCATGGCCCTGGCCATCGCCAGTGGGGTTGCGCCCCAATACGGGCTGTACACCGCCATCATTGCCGGTTTTGTGATTGCCCTGACCGGCGGCAGTCGCTTCAGTATATCCGGCCCCACCGCCGCCTTCGTGGTTATTCTCTACCCGATCGCCCAGAACTACGGGCTGGGTGGTTTGCTGCTGGCAACCCTGATGTCGGGGTTGTTGCTGATCATTATGGCCCTGATGCGGCTGGGCCGGTTTATCGAGTACATTCCCGAGTCGGTAACCCTCGGTTTTACCGGTGGTATTGCGGTGGTGATCGCTACGCTCCAGATACGGGACTTTTTTGGCCTGCCGGTTGGCGCCATGCCCGAACACTACTGGGGCAAGCTGGTGTTGCTGGCCGGCGCACTGCCGGAGCTTGATGGGGTAAGTACGCTGGTGGCCGGAGTCACCCTTGCCTTGATGTTGCTCTGGCCAAGGCTGAAAACCCCGGTGCCACCGCACCTCCCGGCGGTCATTGTCGGTAGCCTGCTTGCCCTGTGGTTCAATGCCAACGGCGCCGCTGTCGAAACCATCGGTTCGCGGTTCAGTTACCTGATGCCGGACGGCAGCGTGGGCGCGGGCATCCCGCCGGTTTTGCCGGAGTTCGCCTGGCCCTGGCAGCAGATGGGGGCTTCCGGCGAGCCGATCGGGCTGTCCTGGGATCTGGCCCGGGAGTTGCTGCCCGCGGCCTTCGCCATCGCCATGCTCGGGGCCATCGAGTCCCTGTTGTGTGCGGTGGTACTCGATGGCATGACAGGCAAACGCCACAGCGCCAACAGCGAGTTGATGGGGCAGGGAATAGGCAACATCCTCACGCCGTTTTTTGGCGGCATCACGGCCACCGCAGCCATTGCGCGTTCTGCGGCCAATTACCGGGCCGGTGCTGAATCACCGGTATCGGCGATGGTCCATGCGCTGGTGGTACTGCTGGCACTGGTGTCGCTGGCGGGCCTTCTGGCTTACCTGCCAATGCCGGCCATGGCTGCGTTGCTGATGGTAGTGGCCTGGAACATGAGCGAGGCGCCCAAGTCTGTGCATCTGCTGAAAACCGCTCCGCGCAGTGACATCCTGGTTTTCCTCACCTGTTTCTCGCTCACGGTGGCACTCGACATGGTGATTGCGATTACCACCGGCATCCTTCTGGCGGCGGTGCTGTTCATGCGTGAAATGGCCCAGATGACCAGAGTGACGGATATCACTGCGAGCAGTCGGGTAGCGGATGCGGGCCTGCCCGAAGGCTGGCAGGTGTTCAAGATCAACGGCCCGCTTTTCTTTGCTGCGGCCGACCGCATTTTCGGAGAGCTGGCGGACCTGTCCCGGAACGCCCGTGGGTTTATCCTCTATATGGATGGAGTCACCATTCTGGATGCCGGGGGCCTCTCGGCACTGAACAAGCTGATCGCCACCTGTCAGCGGGATGGCACCCAGATCGTCCTGGCCGACCTGCAGTTCCAGCCATTGAAGACTCTGGCCCGGGCCGGGGTCAAGCCGGTGGCGGGCGTCAGCTCGTTCAGCCCGTCACTGGAAGACGCCTTGCAATTGGTCAGCCAGAGCCAGTCCCCTGCCTGA
- a CDS encoding ChaN family lipoprotein — translation MPSTSSPEDLTRPQTQYDARIVDPESGSALTVEQLAQRLAGTEVVIVGEYHGHHGSHLLQSRLQTALYRQQPSQVLSMEQFNLDHQAELDQYLKGQIGEAEMIEDAGAWDNYRASYRPLVEFARRHHLPVIAANAPADIVRCVGRKGPPYLDRVPEPVRQALPANPFMDTPAYREKFADAIGASHRGDSTMNERMENTYKAQLLRDNTMATRILEARARFPGHQVLHLTGTFHSEDGLGTVALLKKRAPDLSVAVISPAFWPATDSAPPLEQNRTNGDFLYFIQPLPDEFKDPEREREAMAARFQRSSSKTCDE, via the coding sequence ATGCCCTCGACCAGCTCCCCGGAAGACCTGACCAGGCCCCAAACCCAGTATGACGCCCGGATCGTTGACCCGGAAAGCGGCAGCGCTCTCACCGTGGAACAACTGGCCCAGAGACTGGCCGGTACGGAGGTGGTGATTGTCGGCGAATATCACGGCCATCATGGCTCCCATCTGCTGCAATCCCGGCTCCAGACTGCACTCTATCGGCAACAGCCGAGCCAGGTCCTGTCGATGGAACAATTCAACCTGGATCATCAGGCTGAACTGGACCAATACCTCAAGGGACAAATCGGGGAAGCCGAAATGATTGAGGATGCCGGCGCCTGGGACAATTACCGGGCCTCCTACCGGCCCCTGGTGGAATTTGCACGCCGGCATCACCTGCCGGTGATCGCGGCCAACGCGCCGGCGGATATTGTCCGCTGTGTCGGTCGCAAAGGCCCGCCCTATCTCGACAGGGTTCCCGAACCTGTCCGGCAGGCGCTGCCCGCGAATCCCTTCATGGACACCCCCGCTTACCGTGAGAAGTTCGCCGATGCCATCGGCGCAAGCCACCGTGGCGACAGCACCATGAACGAGCGGATGGAGAACACCTACAAGGCCCAACTGCTCCGGGATAACACCATGGCAACCCGAATCCTGGAGGCCCGGGCCAGATTTCCGGGGCATCAGGTGCTGCACCTGACCGGCACCTTCCACAGCGAAGACGGCCTGGGAACCGTGGCCTTGCTGAAAAAGCGGGCGCCGGATCTCTCGGTTGCCGTTATCAGCCCGGCATTCTGGCCGGCAACGGACAGCGCACCACCGCTGGAGCAGAATCGTACGAACGGCGACTTCCTCTATTTTATCCAGCCATTGCCCGACGAATTCAAAGACCCGGAGCGGGAACGTGAAGCCATGGCCGCCCGCTTCCAGCGCTCCAGCAGTAAAACCTGTGACGAATGA
- a CDS encoding SIMPL domain-containing protein: MKLLAALILGISGIISASLIGDGLTDLRTGDRYVTVKGVAEREVNADLALWPIRFVATGDSLGEAQNKARSSRDAIMAFLKLQAIDESAVELQRLDVTDTRANPYQGTNGEQQFIISQTLMVRSTDIGKIRQAAQGVSELVDSGVVLSSDYGPSGPTYLFNGLNDIKPEMIAEATAAAREAATQFARDAKAELGGLRRANQGVFQILARDQAPGVMEGQQPVKTVRIVSTVEYYLR; encoded by the coding sequence ATGAAACTTCTTGCCGCTCTGATTCTTGGCATCAGCGGGATCATTTCCGCCTCGCTGATCGGTGACGGACTGACGGACCTTCGCACCGGCGACCGCTATGTGACCGTCAAGGGCGTGGCCGAGCGGGAAGTGAATGCCGATCTGGCGTTGTGGCCCATCCGGTTCGTCGCCACCGGGGACTCCCTGGGCGAGGCCCAGAACAAGGCCAGGAGCAGCCGCGATGCCATCATGGCGTTTCTGAAACTGCAGGCCATTGACGAAAGTGCCGTTGAGCTTCAGCGCCTGGACGTGACCGACACCCGGGCGAATCCCTACCAGGGCACCAATGGCGAGCAGCAATTCATCATCAGCCAGACCCTGATGGTACGCAGCACCGATATCGGCAAGATCCGCCAGGCCGCCCAGGGTGTCAGCGAACTGGTGGATTCCGGCGTGGTGCTGAGCTCGGATTATGGCCCCTCCGGCCCCACGTATCTGTTCAACGGACTGAACGATATCAAGCCCGAGATGATTGCCGAGGCCACCGCGGCAGCCCGGGAAGCGGCAACCCAGTTCGCCAGGGACGCCAAGGCCGAACTTGGGGGCCTGCGCCGGGCCAACCAGGGGGTATTCCAGATCCTGGCCCGGGACCAGGCGCCCGGCGTGATGGAAGGGCAGCAACCGGTGAAGACCGTTCGGATCGTCTCAACGGTGGAATACTACCTCCGGTAG
- a CDS encoding beta-N-acetylglucosaminidase domain-containing protein: MTTTLGIIEGFYGPMWTWQERRQLVRTLVPHGYGFYLYAPKADGFLRRQWQQPHPPAMASELAGFARFCRQEGVRFGVGLSPFEIFNRFDDEARAALARKLALLERMGVDELAILFDDMRADTPDLAGTQVEIVHWVRERTSIGHLSVCPSYYSDDPVLDRVFGERPADYLETLGRKLDHAVNVFWTGEEVCSREVSPGHLKRIGDLLGRKPVLWDNYPVNDGDRMSQHLHLRGFTGRPAANAAHLAGHGINPALQPALTAIPAITLAESYRLGPSYQYGQAFRHAAREVVGVELAAQIHADLLVLQDAGLGRISEEKRQSLQRTYNAFDHPAAGEILRWLAGEYRVTDEMVATQ, translated from the coding sequence ATGACAACGACACTGGGAATCATTGAAGGATTCTACGGCCCCATGTGGACCTGGCAGGAGCGCCGGCAGTTGGTGCGAACCCTGGTGCCCCACGGTTACGGGTTCTATCTGTATGCCCCGAAAGCCGATGGCTTCCTGCGCCGCCAGTGGCAGCAGCCCCACCCACCGGCCATGGCGTCGGAACTGGCGGGGTTTGCCCGGTTCTGCCGGCAGGAGGGCGTTCGCTTTGGAGTGGGTCTGAGCCCGTTTGAAATCTTCAACCGGTTTGACGACGAGGCCCGAGCGGCCCTGGCGCGCAAACTGGCGCTGCTGGAACGCATGGGCGTTGATGAGCTTGCTATCCTGTTTGATGACATGCGGGCCGATACGCCCGATCTTGCCGGCACCCAGGTGGAGATCGTGCACTGGGTTCGTGAACGCACGTCCATCGGCCACCTGAGCGTGTGTCCCAGCTACTATTCCGATGACCCGGTGCTGGATCGTGTCTTTGGCGAGCGCCCTGCTGATTACCTGGAGACGCTCGGACGCAAGCTGGACCATGCGGTGAATGTATTCTGGACCGGCGAGGAAGTCTGTTCCCGGGAGGTCTCCCCCGGCCACCTGAAGCGGATCGGTGACCTGCTCGGTCGCAAGCCGGTGCTCTGGGACAATTACCCGGTCAACGATGGCGACCGGATGTCACAACATCTGCATCTGCGCGGCTTTACCGGAAGACCCGCCGCCAATGCCGCACACCTGGCCGGCCATGGTATCAATCCGGCCCTGCAACCCGCCCTGACCGCCATCCCGGCGATCACCCTGGCCGAATCCTACCGCCTCGGCCCGTCTTACCAGTACGGGCAGGCGTTCCGGCATGCAGCCCGGGAAGTGGTCGGGGTAGAGCTTGCGGCGCAGATTCACGCCGACCTGCTGGTGCTGCAGGACGCCGGTCTGGGCCGAATCAGTGAGGAAAAGCGGCAGAGCCTGCAGCGTACCTACAATGCCTTTGATCATCCTGCCGCTGGTGAGATTCTGCGTTGGCTGGCCGGGGAATACCGGGTGACTGACGAGATGGTGGCAACCCAGTAA
- a CDS encoding TRAP transporter substrate-binding protein, with protein sequence MKIRSVLSAALLAVATTFASTQALAQETYTLRLAETWGPNFPIFGDTTKRMAELAEEMSGGRLRIRIDSANKHKAPFGIFDMVKAGQYDIGHSASYYWKGKVPETLFFTSMPFGMTAIEQYAWFYHGDGMELMQEVYAPHNMLSFPGGNTGVQMGGWFRKEIKSLEDLQGLKMRIPGFAGEVFAEVGVSPTNIPPGELYTALERNTIDAVEWVGPALDLRLGFQQIADYYYTGWHEPATELQFLVNKDTWDKLPEDLRAILRTAMRVSAYDMLVQSQHANAEAWANIKEEHPNVQIKQFPKDVFQAMYKANKKLLKEAAEGNEQAARIIESQEEYLQKTRAYTDISTRAYLNTMAEVE encoded by the coding sequence ATGAAGATCCGTTCTGTTCTTTCCGCGGCTTTGCTGGCTGTGGCAACCACCTTTGCCTCTACACAGGCGCTCGCCCAGGAAACCTATACCCTCCGCCTCGCAGAAACCTGGGGACCAAACTTCCCGATTTTTGGCGATACCACCAAGCGCATGGCCGAACTGGCCGAAGAAATGTCCGGTGGCCGTCTGCGTATTCGCATCGACTCCGCCAACAAACACAAGGCCCCGTTTGGCATTTTCGACATGGTGAAGGCCGGCCAGTACGATATCGGCCACTCCGCGTCCTACTACTGGAAGGGCAAGGTTCCTGAAACCCTGTTTTTCACCAGCATGCCGTTCGGCATGACGGCGATCGAGCAGTATGCCTGGTTCTACCATGGCGACGGCATGGAGCTGATGCAGGAAGTCTACGCACCTCACAACATGCTGTCGTTCCCGGGTGGCAATACCGGCGTTCAGATGGGTGGCTGGTTCCGCAAGGAAATCAAATCCCTGGAAGACCTTCAGGGCCTCAAGATGCGCATCCCCGGCTTCGCGGGTGAGGTCTTCGCCGAAGTTGGCGTCAGCCCCACCAACATCCCGCCGGGCGAACTGTACACCGCCCTCGAGCGCAACACCATTGATGCGGTTGAGTGGGTAGGCCCGGCACTGGATCTTCGTCTGGGCTTCCAGCAGATCGCTGATTACTACTACACCGGCTGGCACGAGCCTGCGACCGAGCTGCAGTTCCTGGTGAACAAGGACACCTGGGACAAGCTGCCGGAAGACCTGCGGGCGATTCTGCGCACCGCCATGCGCGTCTCTGCGTATGACATGCTGGTGCAGTCGCAGCACGCCAACGCTGAGGCATGGGCCAACATCAAGGAAGAGCATCCCAACGTCCAGATCAAGCAGTTCCCCAAGGATGTGTTCCAGGCCATGTACAAGGCCAACAAAAAGCTGCTGAAAGAAGCTGCCGAGGGTAATGAGCAGGCTGCACGTATCATCGAGTCCCAGGAGGAGTATCTCCAGAAGACCCGGGCCTATACGGACATTTCGACCCGCGCCTACCTCAACACCATGGCCGAAGTCGAGTAA